From one Candidatus Zixiibacteriota bacterium genomic stretch:
- a CDS encoding Rieske 2Fe-2S domain-containing protein, with translation MEFREIEVCKQDELADGQMKGFEFEGQKIVIARKDGKFFAASGSCPHYGAPLEKGVLSEDRLVCQWHHAAFNITNGDLLEPPSRDHLQSYETSVSEGRVYVKLPQEIPASRPPARGKYDAESDSRTFVIVGAGAAGHSAAQTLRENGFRGRLIMITHERKLPYDRPNLSKEYLMGEAEPEWMPLRDEDYYKNNDIELWLDKQVTKVDAGTRKLEFADGSNISCDSLLLAMGGEPKTLDIPGNELENVMTLREYSDADDIIERLKEVKRVVLIGSGFIGMEVAYSLRKRKIAVTVVSPDQVPMEKIVGLEIGKMIKLAHQDAGTEFKLGAKPTEFKGSKKVTEVVLDNGETIETDMVIVAVGVAPKTGMIEGVKLDESGAIEVDDRFQATENVYATGDIASFPYWQTGERIRIEHWRTAEQQGHTAADNMLGKDVPYRSAPFFWTNQVGMQLRYIGYCRNWDEIIIDGNLQRRKFLAFFVKDGQVRGCLGAGWDRDLAAVHELMRRNKLPEIDKLREGGIDFPGLL, from the coding sequence ATGGAATTCAGAGAAATAGAAGTATGTAAGCAGGATGAGTTAGCTGATGGTCAGATGAAGGGCTTTGAATTCGAGGGCCAAAAAATCGTGATTGCTCGCAAGGATGGTAAGTTTTTTGCCGCCAGCGGATCATGCCCTCATTACGGCGCACCGCTCGAAAAAGGTGTGCTCTCCGAAGACAGGCTGGTCTGCCAGTGGCATCATGCGGCTTTTAACATCACCAACGGCGATCTTCTGGAGCCACCTTCCCGCGATCACCTTCAAAGCTACGAAACATCGGTTTCAGAAGGCCGGGTTTATGTTAAGCTTCCGCAAGAGATTCCGGCTTCACGACCGCCGGCCCGGGGAAAATATGATGCTGAATCAGATTCGCGCACATTTGTAATCGTCGGGGCCGGTGCGGCCGGCCATTCCGCCGCCCAGACATTACGTGAAAACGGTTTCCGGGGACGATTGATCATGATCACTCATGAAAGGAAGCTTCCTTACGATCGTCCAAATCTCAGCAAAGAATACCTGATGGGCGAAGCTGAACCGGAGTGGATGCCCCTGCGTGACGAAGATTATTATAAAAACAACGATATCGAGTTGTGGTTAGACAAACAGGTCACGAAAGTTGATGCCGGTACGAGGAAGCTGGAATTTGCCGATGGCAGTAATATCAGTTGTGACAGCCTGCTGTTGGCCATGGGTGGCGAGCCGAAAACTCTCGATATTCCGGGCAATGAACTCGAAAACGTTATGACTCTGCGTGAATATTCCGATGCCGACGATATCATCGAGCGGTTAAAAGAAGTCAAGCGGGTGGTGCTGATCGGTTCCGGGTTTATCGGAATGGAGGTAGCCTACAGTCTGCGCAAGCGTAAAATCGCTGTCACCGTGGTTTCGCCGGATCAGGTGCCGATGGAGAAAATCGTCGGTTTGGAAATCGGCAAAATGATCAAACTGGCTCACCAGGATGCCGGTACTGAATTCAAGCTGGGAGCCAAACCAACTGAGTTCAAGGGCTCGAAAAAAGTCACGGAGGTCGTCCTGGACAACGGCGAAACGATTGAAACCGATATGGTTATAGTCGCAGTCGGGGTCGCTCCCAAGACAGGCATGATCGAGGGAGTGAAACTCGATGAGTCCGGTGCAATAGAGGTGGACGATCGTTTTCAGGCCACCGAGAATGTTTACGCCACCGGCGATATCGCCAGTTTTCCCTACTGGCAAACCGGTGAGCGGATCAGGATCGAACACTGGCGCACCGCCGAACAACAGGGCCACACCGCCGCCGACAATATGCTCGGTAAAGACGTACCTTACCGTAGCGCGCCGTTTTTCTGGACCAACCAGGTTGGAATGCAACTGCGCTATATCGGTTACTGCCGTAACTGGGACGAGATCATCATCGACGGCAACCTGCAAAGGCGCAAGTTTCTGGCGTTTTTTGTAAAGGATGGCCAGGTGCGGGGATGCCTGGGGGCCGGATGGGATCGTGACCTGGCGGCTGTTCACGAGCTCATGCGCAGAAACAAATTACCTGAAATAGACAAACTTCGCGAGGGTGGAATCGATTTTCCGGGACTTTTGTAA
- the aceE gene encoding pyruvate dehydrogenase (acetyl-transferring), homodimeric type produces the protein MADNDNVKNAKEIEFENREWLESLEYVYNEQGASRVRDLLRRLQVHAQEHGVSDHFSANTPYINTIPLEDQPVFPGSREIERRIKSIIRWNAMAMVVRANRQESGIGGHISTYASSATLFEIGFNHFFRAKNDDHPGDIVYFQGHASPGVYARAFLEGRIKKQQLENFRREFASGGGLPSYPHPRLMPDFWQFPTVSMGLSPLMAIYQARYNRYLQDRGIIPETDQKVWAFLGDGELDEPESLGAITLASREKLNNLIFVINCNLQRLDGPVRGNGKIIQELEAAFRGAGWNVIKVIWGDDWDPLLAADSSGLLKKRMEEVPDGQYQKYTVSSGDYIRQDFFAKYPQVLELVKKYSDEQLTRLRRGGHDPEKVYAAYKSAVNHSEQPTVILAKTVKGYGLGEAGEGRNVNHQQKKLNEEEMRQFRSRFGIPIPDSDIPEAPFYCPAPDSEEMKYVKERRKELGGYVPRRIVTVDPIEPVDEKIFTEFHKGTKEREVATTMVFVHLLSKLLADKKIGKYIVPIVPDEARTFGMESLFRKVGIYSHAGQNYEPVDKEILLYYKEAKDGQILEEGITEAGSMSSFIAAGTSHITHDKNMIPFFIFYSMFGFQRIGDLIWAAGDIMARGFLLGGTAGRTTLAGEGLQHQDGHSHHLAYSVPSIHAYDPAYAYELAVIIQEGVRRMFVKQEDIIYYLTVMNEFYKMPPMPKGSEEGILKGIYKFKPSENKRKKYKAHLFGSGSILNEAIEAQKILENDFGIAADVWSVTSYKELYVDAVDAERENLRNFDNEERKPYITEILQKENGIFVAASDYLKSLPASIAKWVPGPMAVLGTDGFGRSESRQALRDFFEVDARHIAYTAVVMMAREGKTKQSDVKKARKKLDIDLDKVNPMMA, from the coding sequence ATGGCAGACAACGATAACGTCAAAAACGCTAAAGAGATAGAATTTGAAAACCGGGAATGGCTGGAATCGCTCGAATATGTCTATAACGAGCAGGGTGCGTCTCGTGTACGGGATCTGCTCCGCAGGCTCCAGGTTCATGCCCAGGAGCATGGCGTATCGGATCATTTCTCCGCCAACACTCCCTATATAAACACGATTCCGCTCGAGGACCAGCCGGTTTTTCCGGGAAGCCGAGAAATCGAACGCCGTATAAAAAGCATCATTCGCTGGAACGCTATGGCGATGGTCGTGCGGGCCAACCGCCAGGAGAGTGGTATCGGCGGGCATATTTCAACCTATGCTTCATCGGCGACATTGTTCGAGATCGGTTTTAACCATTTTTTCCGAGCCAAAAACGACGATCATCCCGGCGATATAGTCTATTTTCAGGGCCATGCTTCACCTGGTGTCTACGCTCGAGCTTTTCTGGAAGGACGAATCAAAAAACAACAACTCGAAAATTTCCGGCGTGAATTCGCCTCCGGAGGCGGTCTGCCGTCGTATCCCCACCCAAGGCTGATGCCTGATTTCTGGCAGTTTCCGACCGTGTCGATGGGGCTCTCACCTTTGATGGCGATCTATCAGGCTCGTTATAACCGCTACCTGCAGGATCGCGGAATCATCCCGGAGACCGACCAGAAAGTCTGGGCTTTTCTGGGTGATGGCGAACTTGATGAGCCGGAGTCGCTAGGGGCGATTACCCTGGCCTCGCGCGAAAAGCTCAATAACCTGATCTTCGTGATCAACTGCAACCTCCAGAGGCTGGACGGTCCTGTCAGGGGCAATGGCAAAATCATCCAGGAGCTGGAAGCCGCCTTCCGTGGCGCTGGCTGGAACGTGATCAAGGTCATCTGGGGCGATGACTGGGATCCTTTATTGGCGGCCGATTCGAGCGGACTTCTGAAAAAGAGGATGGAGGAAGTTCCCGACGGCCAGTACCAGAAATATACGGTTTCCTCGGGTGATTATATTCGTCAGGATTTCTTTGCCAAGTATCCGCAGGTATTGGAGCTGGTCAAAAAATATTCCGATGAGCAACTGACCCGTCTCCGTCGTGGTGGCCATGATCCGGAAAAAGTCTACGCCGCTTACAAATCCGCAGTCAATCACTCTGAACAGCCAACAGTAATTCTGGCTAAAACCGTCAAGGGCTACGGTCTGGGGGAAGCTGGCGAGGGTCGCAATGTCAACCATCAGCAGAAAAAGCTCAACGAGGAGGAGATGCGTCAGTTCCGGAGCCGTTTCGGTATCCCGATACCTGACAGCGACATACCTGAAGCGCCGTTTTACTGTCCGGCGCCCGATTCGGAAGAGATGAAGTACGTCAAGGAACGTCGCAAAGAACTGGGAGGATACGTTCCCCGGCGAATTGTCACGGTCGATCCGATTGAACCGGTCGATGAGAAGATCTTTACTGAATTTCATAAGGGCACCAAGGAGCGCGAGGTGGCGACTACCATGGTGTTCGTCCATTTGCTTTCCAAACTGCTGGCAGATAAGAAGATCGGTAAATATATAGTACCTATCGTGCCGGATGAAGCGCGTACATTCGGGATGGAATCGCTGTTTCGAAAGGTCGGGATTTATTCGCACGCGGGGCAGAATTATGAACCCGTTGATAAAGAAATTTTGCTGTATTATAAGGAAGCTAAAGACGGCCAGATACTCGAGGAGGGGATCACAGAAGCTGGTTCGATGTCGTCCTTTATCGCCGCCGGAACGTCGCATATCACCCATGATAAAAACATGATACCGTTTTTTATCTTCTATTCGATGTTCGGCTTCCAGCGTATCGGTGATTTAATCTGGGCCGCCGGGGATATCATGGCGCGTGGATTCCTGCTGGGCGGAACCGCCGGCAGAACCACTCTGGCAGGCGAAGGGCTTCAGCACCAGGACGGCCACAGCCATCACCTGGCCTACTCAGTACCAAGTATTCATGCCTACGATCCGGCCTATGCTTATGAGCTGGCGGTGATTATTCAGGAGGGTGTCAGGAGGATGTTTGTCAAACAGGAAGATATTATTTATTACCTGACTGTGATGAACGAGTTCTACAAGATGCCACCTATGCCAAAGGGCTCCGAGGAGGGTATCCTGAAAGGAATCTACAAGTTCAAGCCCTCGGAAAATAAGCGCAAAAAGTACAAAGCCCACCTTTTCGGGTCAGGTTCGATTTTAAATGAAGCAATTGAAGCCCAGAAGATCCTCGAAAACGATTTTGGAATTGCTGCCGATGTCTGGAGCGTCACCAGCTATAAGGAACTTTATGTCGATGCTGTTGACGCTGAACGTGAGAATCTGCGCAATTTCGACAACGAGGAGCGTAAACCCTATATCACCGAGATTCTTCAAAAAGAGAACGGCATCTTCGTGGCCGCTTCCGATTACCTCAAATCGCTTCCGGCTTCGATTGCCAAATGGGTGCCGGGTCCGATGGCTGTCCTTGGAACGGACGGGTTCGGGCGTTCCGAGTCGAGGCAGGCCCTGCGCGATTTCTTTGAAGTCGATGCCCGTCATATCGCTTACACGGCAGTCGTGATGATGGCCAGAGAGGGTAAAACTAAACAGTCGGATGTCAAAAAAGCTCGTAAAAAACTGGATATAGATTTAGATAAGGTCAATCCCATGATGGCATAG